A DNA window from Fragaria vesca subsp. vesca linkage group LG3, FraVesHawaii_1.0, whole genome shotgun sequence contains the following coding sequences:
- the LOC101310396 gene encoding UDP-glycosyltransferase 76E1-like has product MEMQKSTPRAQRLVLVPCPCQGHINPMLQFGTFLHSKGFSITIVHTQFNSPSPCNHPEFTFIPIPDGLTVPLATSGNIIAILLAINAFCKASLEHCLTTQVMKQEPEKKITCIIYDEFMFFSAAAANHLNIPSIILRTTSAANFLARITVIELHSKGLIPFPDSVSFDLVPQIHPIRFKDLPISPWDTIEKFMELIIDVHDVKISSAIICNTTVCLDESSLAWIQKHSRARIFCMGPLHKITTAASRTLEEDTSCIEWLDKQSHKSVIYVSLGSIASIGENELAEMAWGLANSKQPFLWVIRPGSITDSDWIELLPQEFREAFGERGFIVKWAPQREVLAHGAVGAFWTHCGWNSTLESISEGVPMICKPCFSDQKVHARHVSKVWKLGIELGDEFERREIERAVRKVLVDNDGEEIRVRAKDMKEKIQVSMSKGGSTYNIVNELVELIMGF; this is encoded by the exons ATGGAGATGCAAAAGAGTACCCCGAGAGCTCAAAGATTGGTTTTAGTTCCATGTCCATGCCAAGGTCACATAAACCCGATGCTTCAGTTCGGTACGTTTCTTCACTCGAAGGGATTTTCCATTACCATCGTTCACACCCAGTTCAACTCTCCCAGCCCTTGCAACCACCCTGAGTTCACCTTCATTCCGATTCCTGATGGCCTAACTGTTCCTCTAGCCACATCTGGGAATATAATAGCTATTCTCTTGGCTATCAATGCATTTTGCAAAGCGAGTTTGGAACATTGTTTGACTACTCAAGTAATGAAACAAGAGCCGGAGAAGAAGATCACCTGCATCATCTACGACGAATTCATGTTCTTCTCTGCAGCTGCTGCTAATCATCTAAACATCCCAAGCATCATCCTTCGTACTACCAGTGCGGCCAATTTTCTTGCTCGTATCACTGTCATAGAACTTCATTCGAAAGGCCTCATTCCCTTCCCAG ATTCTGTGTCATTCGACCTGGTGCCTCAAATCCATCCCATCAGATTCAAGGATCTGCCCATCTCACCCTGGGACACTATAGAAAAGTTTATGGAACTAATAATTGACGTGCATGATGTTAAGATATCTTCAGCCATCATTTGTAATACCACAGTCTGCCTTGACGAATCATCACTAGCATGGATCCAAAAACATAGCCGAGCACGGATTTTCTGCATGGGCCCTCTTCACAAAATCACAACAGCCGCCTCTAGAACACTTGAAGAGGACACAAGCTGCATTGAGTGGCTTGACAAGCAATCTCACAAATCAGTTATCTATGTCAGTTTGGGGAGTATAGCATCCATTGGTGAGAATGAACTAGCAGAAATGGCTTGGGGATTAGCTAACAGCAAGCAACCTTTCTTGTGGGTAATCAGACCTGGTTCCATTACCGACTCAGATTGGATAGAGCTGTTGCCTCAAGAGTTTAGAGAAGCTTTTGGAGAAAGAGGTTTCATAGTGAAATGGGCACCCCAAAGGGAAGTTTTGGCTCATGGCGCTGTGGGGGCGTTTTGGACTCATTGTGGCTGGAACTCAACTCTTGAAAGCATATCTGAAGGGGTTCCGATGATTTGCAAACCGTGTTTTAGTGATCAGAAGGTGCATGCAAGGCATGTGAGCAAAGTGTGGAAACTAGGTATAGAATTGGGAGATGAGTTTGAGAGGCGAGAGATAGAGAGAGCTGTTAGGAAAGTTTTGGTGGATAACGATGGGGAGGAAATCAGGGTGAGGGCCAAAGATATGAAGGAGAAAATACAAGTTTCTATGAGCAAGGGTGGATCTACCTACAATATCGTGAATGAGCTTGTTGAACTCATCATGGGATTCTAA
- the LOC101295985 gene encoding UDP-glycosyltransferase 76E2-like — translation MEMQGQRLVLVPCPYQGHINPMLQLGTFLHSKGFSITIVHTQFNSPSPSNHPEFTFIPIPDGLTVPLVSSGNIVAILLAINANCKSSFEQCLTTQVMEQEPEKKITCIIYDEFMYFSAAAANHLNIPSIILRTTSAANFLARSTVIELHSKGHIPFPESVSLDPVPQLHLLRFKDLPISTFDTLENFLRVVVNSHDVRRSSAIVCNTTVCLDQSSLAQIQEHCQVPIFCVGPLHKLNTAAPISSLLEEDTSCIEWLDKQSHKSVIYVSLGSVASIGEKELAEMTWGLANSKQPFLWVIRPGSINGSDWIELLPQEFREAIGERGFIVKWAPQREVLAHGAVGAFWTHCGWNSTLERISEGVPMICKPCFGDQKVHARHVSEVWRLGIELGDVFERGEIERAVRKVLVDNDGEEIRVRAKDMKEKIQVSMSSGGSTYNFLNKLVELIIRF, via the exons ATGGAGATGCAAGGTCAAAGATTGGTTCTGGTTCCATGTCCATACCAAGGCCACATAAACCCTATGCTTCAGTTAGGTACGTTTCTTCACTCGAAAGGATTTTCCATTACCATCGTTCACACCCAATTCAACTCTCCTAGCCCTTCCAACCACCCGGAGTTCACCTTCATTCCGATTCCTGATGGCCTAACTGTTCCTCTAGTCTCATCTGGGAATATAGTAGCTATTCTGTTGGCCATCAATGCAAATTGCAAATCGAGTTTCGAACAATGTTTGACTACTCAAGTAATGGAACAAGAACCGGAGAAGAAGATCACCTGCATCATCTATGATGAATTCATGTACTTCTCTGCAGCTGCTGCTAATCATCTAAACATCCCAAGCATCATCCTCCGTACTACCAGTGCGGCCAATTTTCTTGCTCGTAGCACTGTCATAGAACTTCATTCGAAAGGCCACATTCCCTTCCCAG AGTCTGTGTCATTGGACCCGGTGCCCCAACTTCATCTTCTCAGATTTAAGGATCTGCCCATCTCAACCTTTGACACATTAGAGAACTTTTTGAGAGTAGTAGTTAACTCGCATGATGTTAGGAGATCTTCAGCCATAGTTTGTAATACCACAGTCTGCCTTGATCAATCATCACTAGCACAGATCCAAGAACATTGCCAAGTACCGATCTTTTGCGTAGGCCCTCTTCACAAACTCAATACAGCGGCCCCTATTAGTAGTTTACTTGAAGAGGACACAAGTTGTATTGAGTGGCTTGACAAGCAGTCTCACAAGTCAGTTATCTACGTCAGTTTGGGGAGTGTAGCATCCATTGGTGAGAAAGAACTAGCAGAAATGACTTGGGGATTAGCTAACAGCAAGCAACCTTTCTTGTGGGTGATCAGACCTGGCTCCATTAACGGTTCAGATTGGATAGAGCTGTTGCCTCAAGAGTTTAGAGAAGCTATTGGAGAAAGAGGTTTCATAGTGAAATGGGCACCCCAAAGGGAAGTTTTGGCTCATGGCGCTGTGGGGGCGTTTTGGACTCATTGTGGCTGGAATTCAACTCTTGAAAGAATATCGGAAGGGGTTCCGATGATTTGCAAACCGTGTTTCGGTGATCAGAAGGTGCATGCAAGGCATGTTAGCGAAGTATGGAGACTAGGTATAGAATTGGGGGATGTGTTTGAGAGGGGAGAGATAGAGAGAGCTGTTAGGAAAGTTTTGGTGGATAACGATGGGGAGGAAATCAGGGTGAGGGCTAAGGATATGAAGGAGAAAATACAAGTTTCTATGAGCAGTGGTGGATCTACCTACAATTTCTTGAATAAGCTTGTTGAACTCATCATCAGATTCTAA